Within the candidate division KSB1 bacterium genome, the region CAGGCATTCCTTGGGCGCCGATGCGCCGCAGGAGGTGGCGGAGATTTTGAATGAATTTTTGCCATCGGTAGAAAAGCAAAACTAAAGTTTTGCACTCCGAACTTTAACCAACAGCAGTAAAATGGCAAGTTACTGCAGGAGCTTTGCTCTACTGGTTTGTGCCCTCATCATTCCCGCCTCCATGGTCTGGGCGCAAATCACCGAAGGAGATTTTCAATCCAGCCGTTTAAAAACGCATTTTCGCGAAAGCGGCAATCCGCAGGGGCAAGTGGCTTTGTTCATTCACGGGAATCTTGTCTCGTCGGTTTTCTGGACCGCGATCATGGAGCGAATGCCGCCGCAGTACCACTGCTTTGCCGTCGATTTGCGCGGCTTCGGAGATTCCGAGACCAAACCGGTCGATGCCACCCGCGGCGTGCGAGATTGGTCAGACGATGTGTTTGCCTTTCTTGCGGAACAGTCATTGGTTGGCAGCGGCAAAAAAGTTCACATGGCTGGCTGGTCGATGGGTGGCCTGATTGCCATGCAGTACGCCGTCGATCATTCGGAGACGCTCCTTTCCTTGATGCTGGTCGACCCGATTTCACCGTATGGCTTTCTCGCCACCAAAGACGCGGCAGGAACACCCAACTATGCCGACTTTGCCGGAAGTGGCAGCGGCACGACCAATCCTGAATTTCTTCAACGCATTGCCAGCCGCGATACGACCACGGACAGTCCTTTCTCACCGCTCAACATCATGCGCAACTTTTTTTTCAAACCCCCTTTCATCGCGCCGAATGAGCGCGAGTTGCTGGCGGGGATTCTGAAATCCGCTGTCGGAGATGATAACTTTCCAGGGGACGTTGTTCCCAGCGCCAACTGGCCGTTCGTTGCCCCCGGCGTCCGCGGCACCCAAAATGCCTTTTCACCGAAATATGCCAATACCAGCTCACTGATCAACATTCCCAACAAATTTCCGATCCTTTGGGTTCGCGGCGCTAAAGACCAGGTGATCTCCGATTCCTCCTTTTTTGACCTCGGCCATCTCGTCACCATCGGCGCTTTGGACCCAGCTTTTCTGGCCTTGTGGCCCGGCAAAGCGGTCTTTCCGGCGCAACCGATGGA harbors:
- a CDS encoding alpha/beta fold hydrolase, which translates into the protein MASYCRSFALLVCALIIPASMVWAQITEGDFQSSRLKTHFRESGNPQGQVALFIHGNLVSSVFWTAIMERMPPQYHCFAVDLRGFGDSETKPVDATRGVRDWSDDVFAFLAEQSLVGSGKKVHMAGWSMGGLIAMQYAVDHSETLLSLMLVDPISPYGFLATKDAAGTPNYADFAGSGSGTTNPEFLQRIASRDTTTDSPFSPLNIMRNFFFKPPFIAPNERELLAGILKSAVGDDNFPGDVVPSANWPFVAPGVRGTQNAFSPKYANTSSLINIPNKFPILWVRGAKDQVISDSSFFDLGHLVTIGALDPAFLALWPGKAVFPAQPMDTQTRSVLNQYQANGGSYTEVEIADAGHTPIVEKPDEVMIHYSQLLQSTTSVAASASENLSTDFRLEANYPNPFNPGTKIEFEVARASHVHVEIFNLLGEKIKTLVSEALKPGKYAASFDGTGLAGGVYLYRLEAGNFSTARKMLLLK